In a single window of the Zea mays cultivar B73 chromosome 5, Zm-B73-REFERENCE-NAM-5.0, whole genome shotgun sequence genome:
- the LOC103626516 gene encoding 60S ribosomal protein L37-like — protein MGKGTGSFGKRRNKTHTLCIRCGRRSFHLQKSTCSSCGYPAARIRKYNWSVKAIRRKTTGTGRMRYMRHVPRRFKSNFREGTEAAPKKSAAAAN, from the exons ATG GGGAAGGGTACGGGCAGCTTCGGCAAGCGCCGGAACAAAACGCACACGCTGTGCATCCGCTGCGGCCGCCGCAGCTTCCACCTCCAGAAGAGTACCTGCTCCTCCTGCGGCTACCCCGCGGCCCGCATCCGCAAGT ATAATTGGAGTGTGAAGGCCATCAGGCGCAAGACCACTGGTACGGGAAGGATGAGGTACATGCGACACGTGCCTCGCCGTTTCAAGAGCAACTTCAGAGAAG GGACTGAGGCTGCCCCAAAGAAGAGTGCTGCTGCTGCCAACTAA
- the LOC110485088 gene encoding uncharacterized protein LOC110485088 — protein MSNIGQSFQAGKAEAQGEYQAEHAAQCVKDTAGAAADSAQLQQHRATGTVEQVAQTGQGVAAGVKDTVAGAAVGVTNTVAGVAAGVTNTVTGAVAGVTNTVTGAAAGVKDTVTGGH, from the exons ATGTCGAACATCGGGCAGTCCTTCCAGGCCGGCAAGGCGGAGGCCCAGGGCGAG TACCAGGCGGAGCACGCGGCGCAGTGCGTCAAGGACACCGCCGGAGCCGCGGCCGACAGCGCGCAGCTGCAGCAGCACCGCGCCACCGGCACCGTTGAGCAG GTGGCGCAGACGGGCCAGGGCGTGGCGGCAGGCGTCAAGGACACGGTGGCGGGCGCGGCGGTTGGCGTCACCAACACGGTGGCGGGCGTGGCGGCGGGCGTCACGAACACGGTGACCGGCGCGGTGGCGGGCGTCACGAACACGGTGACCGGCGCGGCGGCGGGTGTCAAGGACACCGTGACCGGCGGCCACTGA